From Spirosoma aerolatum, one genomic window encodes:
- a CDS encoding efflux RND transporter periplasmic adaptor subunit, translated as MKFSQILLSILLAVAIWACGTKAENKQAEKTDETVVPIKLAPVSTVVRAEPVIASGLVSSDQEARLSFKIGGIINRMFVDEGQTVRKGQLLATLDLTEINAQVNQAQLASEKAERDLSRVKSLYADTAATLEQLQNATTGQSVAKQNLTIAQFNQNYAQIRSTVDGTVTRKIANAGEITAPGAPIYLISSNRPSDWVVRVGVSDKDWARLRIGNKASIKLDAYPDRTFTGAVTELAQAADPVNKLYEVKISINAGGAKLAPGLFGKVTLVPAQSRSYSLVPVEAIVEGNGKDGFVYVLADDNRGTGPLHVRKTPVQIGFLDGDKVLLTNGLAGVKDVVTAGSAYLTEESNVVIK; from the coding sequence ATGAAATTCTCCCAAATTCTCCTATCAATCCTACTCGCCGTGGCCATATGGGCGTGTGGTACGAAAGCCGAAAACAAACAAGCCGAAAAAACCGACGAAACAGTCGTTCCTATCAAACTCGCGCCCGTAAGTACTGTGGTCCGCGCTGAACCTGTTATTGCTTCGGGATTGGTCTCTTCGGACCAGGAAGCCCGGCTATCGTTCAAAATCGGCGGTATTATCAATCGTATGTTCGTGGATGAAGGACAAACTGTCCGCAAAGGTCAATTGCTGGCAACCCTCGATCTGACTGAAATTAATGCCCAGGTCAATCAAGCCCAACTGGCTAGTGAAAAAGCAGAGCGTGATCTGAGCCGGGTGAAAAGCCTGTATGCCGACACTGCCGCCACGCTCGAACAGCTTCAAAATGCCACAACCGGCCAGAGTGTAGCAAAGCAAAACCTGACCATTGCGCAGTTCAACCAGAATTACGCCCAAATCCGCTCAACGGTCGATGGGACTGTTACCCGTAAAATCGCCAATGCAGGAGAGATAACCGCCCCAGGCGCTCCCATTTATCTGATTTCATCGAACCGGCCCAGCGATTGGGTTGTGCGCGTAGGCGTATCCGATAAAGATTGGGCACGGCTTCGGATTGGGAACAAAGCCAGCATCAAACTCGACGCCTATCCCGACCGAACGTTTACAGGTGCCGTGACTGAACTGGCCCAGGCTGCCGATCCAGTTAACAAATTGTATGAGGTTAAAATCAGCATCAATGCTGGCGGTGCAAAACTGGCCCCGGGTCTATTTGGCAAAGTAACGCTTGTACCCGCCCAAAGCCGCAGCTATTCGCTTGTGCCCGTCGAAGCCATTGTTGAAGGCAATGGTAAGGATGGCTTCGTTTACGTGCTGGCCGATGACAACCGGGGCACCGGGCCCTTACACGTTCGAAAAACTCCGGTGCAGATTGGCTTCCTGGACGGCGATAAAGTACTACTGACCAACGGCTTAGCCGGAGTAAAGGATGTGGTCACGGCTGGCTCGGCCTATCTGACCGAAGAATCAAATGTGGTAATTAAATAA
- a CDS encoding DUF433 domain-containing protein, which produces MNQLITIHPDIQSGTLVFFNTRVPIKNLFDYVKGGHTIAEFIDDFPSVRFDQALAVLDLAESTVTLNAPACVQTSSRRKPAPKT; this is translated from the coding sequence ATGAACCAACTCATCACCATACACCCGGATATCCAGAGTGGAACACTTGTGTTTTTCAATACACGGGTTCCAATCAAGAACTTGTTCGATTATGTGAAGGGAGGACATACAATTGCTGAGTTTATTGATGATTTCCCTTCGGTGAGGTTTGATCAGGCTTTAGCAGTGCTGGACTTGGCCGAATCGACCGTAACACTTAACGCACCTGCCTGTGTTCAAACTTCTTCTCGACGAAAACCTGCCCCAAAAACTTAA
- a CDS encoding TolC family protein, with product MILILKHIRYLTLLLPLSMSAQPAPPSVSPILENYIREGVANNLGLRQESLEISRVTESLHQARSLFYPRVAFNPTYSLAAGGRRLEFPVGDLLNPAYKTLNQIIGADRFPTNIENVNQLLAPNNFHDTKLTISYAIFNTDIQYNYLIQKQLLSAQEARKRVVENELRYNIATAYYQYLQTLDAIRIYENSNKVLNELARLNEKLIANNVATKEVLTSARYEISKVDQQLAVAQKNRETAKAYFNFLLNRELNAGIDVDSSLTRILPESKENLTDLQQTALRGRQELTQLTGSLDAARTAVKLNEANAKIPNVYIGGNTGFQGFGYTFQNQAYVVAQVGLQWDLFKGYEKRSKIQQAKIQTDALQTKLAEVQRQIQLQVLQAYYDLNAATESLAATQSGVLNADQTFRVIDSKYRNGQSLLIEYIRYQNDRQTAQLQHSLARMDVLVKRAALDRAVAVQ from the coding sequence ATGATACTCATACTTAAACACATTCGCTATCTGACTCTGCTGCTTCCGCTATCTATGTCAGCGCAACCTGCTCCACCGAGCGTATCACCGATTCTGGAAAACTACATTCGGGAAGGAGTGGCTAACAATCTGGGGCTTCGTCAGGAATCGCTGGAGATTAGCCGAGTCACCGAGTCTTTGCATCAGGCTCGTTCTCTCTTTTATCCGCGTGTGGCGTTCAATCCTACTTATTCGCTGGCGGCAGGTGGCCGACGGCTGGAGTTTCCGGTAGGTGATTTGCTTAATCCGGCGTATAAAACGTTGAATCAGATTATTGGTGCAGATCGGTTCCCAACCAATATTGAGAATGTCAATCAGCTATTGGCTCCCAATAATTTCCACGATACGAAACTTACGATCAGCTACGCGATTTTCAACACGGATATTCAGTACAATTACCTCATCCAAAAACAATTGCTTTCGGCTCAGGAGGCTCGTAAGCGGGTGGTTGAGAATGAACTGCGCTACAATATCGCTACCGCTTACTATCAATACCTTCAAACGCTCGATGCTATTCGGATTTACGAAAACTCGAATAAAGTTCTGAATGAACTGGCCCGCCTGAATGAAAAACTGATTGCCAATAATGTAGCCACAAAAGAAGTGTTGACTTCAGCTCGCTACGAAATCAGTAAAGTCGATCAGCAATTAGCGGTGGCCCAGAAAAATCGTGAAACGGCCAAAGCATATTTCAACTTCCTGCTGAACCGGGAGCTCAACGCGGGCATCGATGTCGATTCGTCGCTTACGAGAATCTTACCTGAGTCAAAAGAAAATTTGACCGACTTACAACAAACGGCCCTTCGTGGTCGGCAGGAACTGACTCAGTTGACTGGATCGCTGGATGCCGCTCGAACGGCCGTAAAGCTTAATGAGGCTAATGCCAAAATTCCGAATGTATATATCGGTGGCAACACGGGCTTCCAGGGATTTGGCTATACGTTTCAGAATCAGGCGTATGTAGTGGCACAGGTTGGCCTGCAATGGGATTTGTTTAAGGGTTACGAAAAACGTTCGAAGATTCAGCAGGCTAAAATTCAAACCGACGCGCTACAAACTAAACTCGCCGAAGTGCAGCGACAAATCCAGTTGCAGGTCTTACAAGCATATTATGACCTGAATGCGGCTACTGAAAGCCTGGCTGCTACGCAAAGTGGTGTGCTCAATGCCGATCAGACGTTCCGGGTTATCGACAGTAAATACCGCAACGGCCAATCGCTGCTGATTGAGTACATACGCTACCAGAATGATCGCCAAACGGCCCAGCTACAACACTCGCTTGCCCGCATGGACGTCCTTGTCAAACGCGCTGCACTCGACCGGGCGGTAGCCGTACAGTAA